A window from Candidatus Acidulodesulfobacterium acidiphilum encodes these proteins:
- a CDS encoding zinc-ribbon domain-containing protein has product MFFCKNCGTKIENDNANFCPKCGQKFERKQASSDKASAHNTNVLKNANASPSPVQTPENNVNLVKNNADASIRAESSMQNDAKEGISLKNPSGDSAFSSATPKAPKILNKGGGKKGKRLLISIIVLAIIFIGSGGILFSLFKTGKLKKVEKKIYKVFHIKTKNKSEKHKHNKHKHKRQVKSSKKNKNIIKNIPNSNNPANSSQPNGNVSSAPTYVYSNNNSSRPTNRAGGFSAFKTYLSSASPNIVGISPLGSAAGNAPAVIISNVMADNVSASPGSTININSKFYAETPPNQSSQSVKLTYEVYGNGLTAYNNSYVNVDKPGIYNVNLAMKIPSNFPAGTYTYVLTVTSAATIEESPAAYIKVR; this is encoded by the coding sequence ATGTTTTTTTGTAAAAATTGCGGTACGAAAATAGAAAACGATAACGCAAATTTCTGTCCAAAATGCGGACAAAAATTCGAGAGGAAGCAGGCGTCATCTGATAAGGCTTCTGCGCACAATACTAACGTTTTAAAAAATGCAAACGCTTCGCCTTCGCCCGTTCAAACGCCCGAAAATAACGTCAATTTAGTCAAAAACAATGCAGATGCGAGCATCAGGGCCGAAAGTTCGATGCAAAACGACGCAAAAGAAGGTATTAGTCTCAAAAATCCAAGCGGCGATAGTGCATTTTCGTCGGCAACTCCCAAAGCACCGAAAATACTTAATAAAGGCGGCGGTAAAAAAGGAAAACGATTGTTGATCTCTATAATTGTTTTGGCGATTATATTTATAGGTAGTGGCGGTATTCTTTTTTCTTTATTCAAAACCGGCAAACTTAAAAAAGTAGAAAAAAAAATATACAAAGTTTTTCACATTAAAACTAAAAATAAATCCGAAAAACATAAACATAATAAACATAAGCATAAACGTCAAGTTAAATCTTCAAAGAAAAATAAAAATATAATTAAAAATATACCTAATTCAAATAATCCCGCTAATTCTTCTCAGCCCAACGGTAATGTTTCTTCTGCGCCGACTTACGTTTACTCTAATAATAATTCAAGCAGGCCTACTAATAGAGCCGGTGGGTTTTCCGCATTTAAAACTTACTTGAGTTCTGCAAGCCCGAATATTGTCGGTATTTCGCCTCTCGGCAGTGCAGCGGGAAATGCCCCTGCTGTTATAATTTCAAACGTTATGGCAGACAACGTCAGCGCTAGTCCCGGCAGTACGATTAATATTAATTCCAAATTTTATGCCGAGACGCCGCCTAATCAGTCTTCGCAGAGCGTAAAATTGACGTACGAAGTTTATGGAAACGGCCTTACGGCTTATAACAATTCTTACGTCAACGTCGATAAGCCCGGAATTTACAACGTCAATCTTGCCATGAAAATTCCGTCTAATTTTCCGGCAGGAACATACACCTACGTTCTTACGGTAACTTCTGCTGCTACGATCGAAGAATCGCCGGCGGCTTATATTAAAGTGCGATAA
- a CDS encoding zinc-ribbon domain-containing protein: protein MDVARGESFFKFGILVKSFEAFQRIKAIILLLATFIISFAILIGSIAIATDMAYRGHSAIGKFVSIIGVILYLIIYLIGYTATGKVLMEHARNKASIPVMDAIIFGIFSFYRILISEIILAIVPLVVVIISLIYFFIAKIPGLGKLLDFIGIPGFTIIFAIMFFAILLINFMINPLVFDGNNLKEIIVKAYKIYKKHSTLLFGYFIFLMQVFVVLALIFILLTVCSFALTASILAVTRPTYLLSGGYGGSMLGMLNGGGGIMSSLSMFGGFVGFGVGIIYMLLMVLLFVYLMLGQNYIYLDVISDMNFDDVDAQFNDVTSKLKSNIEKYKEKAASMKGGTTTSQTTSGGDFTNNVPPQQAGLERQTNHGGSTGSSDAKTDAGVKFCTACGAQNPSDALFCENCGNKLS, encoded by the coding sequence ATGGATGTCGCACGCGGGGAGTCCTTTTTTAAATTTGGAATTTTAGTCAAATCTTTTGAAGCATTTCAACGTATTAAAGCAATAATTCTTTTGCTGGCAACTTTTATAATTTCATTTGCTATATTAATAGGATCTATTGCTATAGCAACCGATATGGCGTATAGAGGGCATTCCGCTATTGGAAAATTTGTTTCTATTATAGGGGTAATATTATACCTTATTATCTACCTTATAGGTTATACCGCTACCGGAAAAGTATTAATGGAGCATGCCAGAAATAAGGCGTCTATTCCCGTAATGGACGCAATAATATTCGGAATATTTTCGTTTTACCGTATTTTAATTTCAGAAATAATATTAGCCATAGTTCCTTTGGTAGTCGTTATAATTTCTCTTATTTATTTTTTCATAGCAAAAATACCCGGGTTAGGCAAACTTTTAGATTTTATTGGAATACCGGGATTTACTATAATCTTTGCCATTATGTTTTTTGCAATACTTTTAATCAATTTTATGATCAACCCTTTAGTTTTTGACGGAAATAATTTAAAAGAAATTATAGTAAAAGCTTATAAGATTTATAAAAAACATTCAACTCTCCTTTTTGGTTACTTCATATTTTTAATGCAGGTTTTTGTTGTCTTAGCTTTAATATTTATATTATTGACCGTATGTTCTTTTGCTCTTACGGCTTCGATATTAGCCGTTACAAGACCGACTTATTTATTATCAGGCGGTTACGGCGGTTCTATGCTGGGAATGTTAAACGGAGGCGGCGGTATCATGTCCTCTCTTTCAATGTTCGGGGGCTTTGTAGGATTCGGCGTAGGTATTATATATATGCTCTTAATGGTTCTTCTTTTCGTATATTTAATGTTAGGACAGAACTATATATATTTAGACGTAATATCAGATATGAATTTTGACGATGTCGATGCACAGTTTAACGACGTTACTTCCAAATTAAAATCCAACATAGAAAAATATAAAGAAAAAGCGGCAAGCATGAAAGGAGGAACGACGACTTCTCAAACGACTTCCGGCGGGGATTTTACAAACAATGTTCCACCGCAGCAGGCAGGACTTGAACGGCAAACTAATCATGGAGGCAGCACAGGTTCATCAGACGCTAAAACCGATGCGGGAGTAAAATTTTGCACGGCTTGTGGAGCGCAAAATCCTTCCGATGCTTTATTTTGCGAGAATTGCGGAAATAAACTTAGTTAA